From Geoalkalibacter sp.:
GCAGATGGGCCATGGGGCCAAGGGTGCAGGCGTCGCCGATGCGCGCTTCGCTCATCACCGTGCCCGCCTTGACGTGCACACCCGCGCCCAGGATGCAGTCGCTGATCACCGCGCCCGGTTCGATCTCGCAGCCGGGACCGACACGGGTGGCGCCGCGCAGATGCACATTGGGATGGATGAGGGTGTCGGCGCCGATCTCGACCCCGGCGTCGATGTAGGTGCAGGCCGGATCCACCAGACTCACCCCGGCGAGCATGTGCGCCTGGTTGAGGCGCGCGCGCAGGATGCGCCCCGCCTCGGCCAGCTGGGCGCGGTCGTTGATGCCCATGGCCTCGGCCGGATCGGCGACGCTCAGGGCCCGCACCTTCTTGCCCGCGGCGCGCGCGGCGGCCACCACGTCGGTCAGGTAGTATTCGTTCTGGGCGTTGTCGCGCCCCACCCCGCGCAGGGCCTCGAAAACAAAGGGCGCGGCGAAGACATAGAGGCCGGTGTTGATCTCGCGAATGAGCTTTTCTTTCTGCGAGGCGTCCTTTTCCTCGACGATGCGCAGCACCTCGGCGCCGTCGCGCACGATGCGCCCATAGCCCTTGGGATCGACCATTTCGGCGGTAAGCACGGTGACCGCCGCACCTTCGGCGGCGTGATAAGCAAGCAAACGCTCCAGGGTCTCACGGCGAATCAGCGGCACGTCACCACAGAGCAGCAACAAATCGCCGCTAAACTCCCGCAGGGCGGGTTCGGCGCACAGCAGGGCATGGCCGGTGCCGAGCTGCTCCTGCTGTAAAGCGAAATGCAGCCCTTCGCCGCCAAGAGCCTGTTCCACCTCGGCGGCCTGATGGCCGACCACCAGAACCGCCGGGTCGCAGCCCAGGGCGCGGGCGATGCGCGCCGGGTAGGTCGCCAGGGGCAGCCCGGCCAGGGGATGGAGCACCTTGGCTTGTTCGGATTTCATGCGCGTGCCCTTGCCCGCCGCGAGGATCACCGCCGCTCGTTTTCTTGCGCTCATAAGCCCTCCACACCCCCGAGAATTAAGAAGATCCTCATTATGCCGCAAAGCCAGCAAGGCGTCAAGAACCACCTTGGGCCGTAATCCTGCATCCCATTTGGGTTTTGCATTCGTGGCGGGGCTTTATTATAGTGAAAAACGTGGAGGGATCATGAACGACCGCAGGCACATCGGGCCGGAATTGCTCGTTATCGAGAGAAATCTCAAGGAATTGCAGAGCCTCTACGAGCGCTACTTCGCCGGGGTGGAAAAACTCGAGCCGGTCAAGCAGCGCGAGCAACTGGCGCGCAGCCTGCGCCAGTTCGCCAATCGGCGCATCGTGCAGACCGACCTGCGCTTTCAATACCAGAATCTCGCCCAGCGTTTTCACGCCTATGCCGGCTACTGGGATCGCATCCTGCGCCTGATGGACGAGGGGCGCTTCGTGCGCGGCGCGGTCGCTCTGCCCAAACCGCCGCCGGAGGCCAAACCGGCACAACCCGCCACCGGCGCCGCCGAGGACGAGGTGGCCATCCTACAGCGCCAACTTCGCGAGGCGGGTGCCCGCCTCGGCGCCGATGACGCGCAGGAACGGGCACGCATCACCCGCTTTCTGGATGAACAGCGCCAGAAAATCCGCGCCGCCTTCGGCGAAAAAGCCGTGGAATTTCGCGTGGTGGTGGAGGACGGCAAGCCGCACATCAAGGTGCGCGCCAAGAAGTGACAAGGACCCGGCATGGCCCCTGAGCGTTCGAAAACCGCGTTGATCCTGGCCGGCGGGGGCATCATGGGTGCCTCCTACGAAATCGGCTGCCTCACCGCCATGGAGCGGCTGTTCGCGCCGGGCTTTTCGGTACGGCGGTTCGACATCTACATCGGAGTGAGCGCCGGATCGGTCATCGCCACCCTGGTGGCCAACCGCATCGCCCCAGCCGCGCTCTTTGAGGCCATCGCCCACAACCGCCGCCAGGTGTTCAATTTTCAGCGCTCGGACATCTACCGCATGGACTATGGCCAGGTGTTTTTAGCCTGGTGGCGCGCCACGCGCGAACTCTTCTCCATCTTCCGCGGCTATCGCCGCCGCCGCTGGCGCTTTTTCTCCGCCGATCTGGTTCACATCCTTCAGGAGCAATTCCCCGCCGGCCTGTTTTCCCTCGAACCCTTGCAGGGCTATCTGTGCCGCGCCTTTCGCGAGGAACGGATTCGCGACGCCTTCGACCAGATCCGCCCGGAACTCTACATCCCCGCCGTGGATCTCGATCGCGGCGAGCGCGTGGTCTTCGGCGAGGAGGGACAGCGCGACCTGCACATCTGCCAGGCGATCACCGCCTCCTGCGCCATTCCCGCCTTCTTCCGCCCCTATCGCATCGGCGAGCGCCATTTCGTCGACGGCTCCGTCGGCCAGGTCGCCCATGTCGACATCGCCATCGCCCATGGCGCGCGGCTCATCATCGTGGTCAATCCCCTGGTGCCCATGCTCAACGATCCGAGCCACGCCTGCCTGCCCTCCCTCTCCTACGGGCGCTGCTCCAGCATCGCCGAATTGGGGATGAGCTACGTCTGGGGGCAGGCGCAGCGCATCGAGGACCGCTTCAAGCTGGCCCTTAGCCTGGAGTTGCTGCGGCGCAACCACCCCGACGTGGATATCCTGCTCATCGAGCCCGAACCGACCGAATCCCTGTTCTTTCTGCAGAATCCCATGAGCTTCGAGGCGCGCTGCCAGGTCATGACCCACAGCTATTATTTGACGCTCGCCCATCTCAAGGGACAATATAAGCAAATGCAGGCCGTCCTTGATCGCCACGGGATTGCCTGCACCAGCGATGCCCTTGACCTGCCGCCCCCCGGCAGGCAGACAGGCTAAACCCCGGCCGAGGATCACCCCATGCGCATTGTCTTCGCCACCCTGCATGTACGCCCCTCCGCCCAGGCCGTGCCCCTGGCCGCCGGCTGCCTGGTCGCGGCCCTGCCCGAGGAAACACGTCGCGATGCGCGACTGGTCGATCTTTTTCCGAGCCAATCCCTCGATGAGATGGCCGAGGCAGTCCTCGACGCGGCCCCGGATCTGGTGGCCCTGCCGGTCTACGTCTGGAACCGCGACCGCCTGTTGGCACTAGCCGCGCTGCTGCGGCGCCGGCAGCCCGCCTTGCGCATCATCGCCGGTGGTCCCGAAGCCGGCGCTGCCCCCTTGGCCCTGCTCGCCCCCGGGACCATCGACCTGCTCATCCAGGGCGAGGCCGAGGACATCCTGCCCCAAGTCCTAACCCTCTCCCCCGACACCGCGCAACCGCCCCCCGGCGTCGCGCGTTTCGACGGCGGACAGCTGCAAAGCGGTCCCGCCGCCCCCCAGCCCGAGGTAGACAAGCTGAACTCGCCCTGGCTGAGCGGGGTACTGACTCCCCCCGCCGATGGCGGCCTGCTCTGGGAAACCTCGCGCGGCTGCCCCTTTGCCTGCGACTTTTGTTTTGACAGCCGCGGCAGCAATCGCGTGCGCCCCCTGCCCTGGGAGCGCCTGGAGGCGGAACTCGCGTTGTTCGTGCGCGCGCGCGTCGCGCAGATCTGGGTGCTCGATTCGACCTTCAATTACCCGCCGGAGCGGGGCAAGAAGCTGCTGCGCCTGCTCGCCGAAAAGGCGCCGCACATTCACTTTCATCTCGAAGCCAAGGCCGACTTTCTCGATCGGGAGACCGCCCATCTGCTTGGAGCCCTGTCCTGCTCGGTGCAGATCGGCCTGCAATCGGCGCACCCCAAGGTGCTCAGGACCATCCACCGCAACCTCGACCCGGATGACTTTCGCAAAAATATTCATCTGCTCGCCGCCGAGGGGGTGACTTACGGACTGGACCTGATCTACGGCCTGCCGGGCGACAGCCTCGCCGGATTCGGCGCGAGCCTCGAATTCGCCCTGGAGCAGCGTCCCAACCAGATCGACATCTTTCCCCTGGCGGTGCTGCCCGGCACCATTCTGCATCGCGAACGCGAGCGCCTGGGGCTGGACAGCCAACCCGCGCCGCCCTATGAAATCCTAGCCGCGCCCGGCTTCCCGGCCGACGATCTCCAGCAGGCGTGCCTGCTGGCCGCCGTCACCGACATCTTCTACAACCGCGGACGCGCCGTGGGTTTTTTCGTGCCCCTGCAACGCGGCGCGGGTCTCGGCGCCCTGGCGCTGCTGGAGGAATTCCTGCGCTGGCTGCGCGCGGACAAGGCGCTGGGCGAGGCCGCGATCCGCGACAGCGAGGCCTGGCTGCCGCGCGCCATTCGCGATTTGCACATGGAATTCACCGCGCACCTGCTCACCCAGCGGGAGCGCGGCCATCTGATTCCCGCGGCGCGCGACCTGATCCGCTACCACTATTATTACGCCGAGACCCTGCTCGGCCCCGAGACCCTGCCCGTCGAGAGCGAGCTGCTGCGCGGCCGCGACCTCTGGACCACGCCTTGGCGCCTCAACCCGGCGGCGCACCTGGTGCGCTTTCGCTACGAGATCATCGATCTGCTGCAAGTCGAGGACATGGACCTGGAACAGTTCACCCGCCTGTTTCGGCCCGTGGGCTCCGCGGCCCTCTTCGCGCGGCGCGGCAACGAGGTTTACTGCGAGTCCTTGGAGGAAGACTTCGCCAAGCTGCTCGACCACAGCGACGGCAGCCGCTCCCCGCGGGAGATCTTCGCCGGCAGCATCAACCGCCGCGAAGGCGAGGAGTTCGTCGATTTCGCGGTGTCCGAGGGCATTTTGCTGCCCCCCGAGGCATAAAAAAACCCCCCAAGCGGCCTTGGAGGGTTCGAGGGGTTTGGCTTCGGGATCAGGCCCAGCCGTTTCAGGCCACGGCCTGCATGCGTTTCAGGTAGCGCGGCCGCTCGCGCAGCAAGCGCTCGATTTCCTCGACGGTCGGAACGCGCCCCGCCACGCGAACGATATCATCGATGAGCAGCGCGGGTGCCACGTACACGCGGCAGTCGATCATCTTGCGCTGGTCGCGGTAAAGATGCACCTCGGCTTCCATGCCCAAATTCTCCAGCGCCTGACGCACCCGGGAGAGGGTGCGTTCACATCGTTTATCGCCTTCGGGTTTGCAGAGAACATCGATGCGCATTCCTTCCTCCCTTTCGGCTATTTGCTGACAATTTCGGTTATATTATAACCCGCAGGCCGCCCCAGGCAAGGAAAATCGGTAAAAATCACGACGATTTCAGCGTCCTAGCGCGATGCCGGGGGCTGGTCACCGTAGACCATTTTCAGCGCCCGGCGCACCCGCGCGGTCAAGCGTACCGGATTGATGGGCTTGGCGATGAAGTCAAAATAACCCAGGTCGAGGACATGGGCCTCCTCCTCGGCCGAGGATTTTGACGACATGGCGATCACCGGGATGCGCGCCGTGGCCGGCGAGGCCTGCAAGGCGCGAAACATCTCGTAGCCGTCCATGCGCGGCATGACCGTGTCGGCGACGATGAGATGCGGCTTGCGCTGATGGACCTCCTTGAGACCCTCGGCGCCGTTTTCCGCCTGCACCACCTTGTAGCCCTGCTTGCTCAGGGCGGCGGCCGCGGCGGCGCGGGTCAGTTCCTGATCCTCGACGACGAGAATCGTCCACCAGTCCGAGGACGCCTCCTCTTTTTTGCTCAGGTAGAATTTATCCACCGCCGCCTGGATTTCCGAGGGCGTGGTGACGCAGGGCACGATCTTCAAGCCGTTACGGAAGGTCAGGCCGTCGATGGTTTCCATGTCCAGGGGATTGACCATGGCCAGAAACAGGGTGCGCTCCTGTTTCTTGAGGGGAAAAATCAGCTTTTCAAGGGCCTGGGAACCGCTCACCAGATCCAATGCCTCCTGGGAGTAACTGAATCGGGCCAGCCCGCTCACGGTCTTAAACTCGAACTGACGGGCCAGGGTCACGGCGATATCCTTTTCCGTGACGACGCCGAGTTCCTCCAGCACGCGCCCCAGGCGCTGCCGAGTCCCTTTTTGTTTTTCCAGGGCCTGCCGCAGTTGCTCTTCGTTGAGGAGGCCCGCCTCGATGAGGATTTCGCCGAACCGCTTGCGTCGACTCATGGGTGCTTATCTCCTTGTTTGCCGCGACCAATTCATAAAAATTAATCATATTTAGCTTTTCCTCGAATTGCAAACCTTTCTTGACCGGTTTCATATTAATTCAAAAAAAAAGGGCGCCGCACCCTGGCGACGCCCTTGCACCAAACCTGTTCCGACCGGTGCGCCTTAATCCTCCGCCGGCGGGTTCACATGGCTCACCTCCAGCCCCTCGACGCCGCGCGCGATGCGGATGGTCGCGCCGTCGCGGATATCCCCGGCGATAAGCGCCCGGCCGATGCGCGTTTCGAGCTGATGCTGGAGGTAGCGCTTGAGGGGCCGCGCGCCGTACACCGGGTCGTAGGCGGCCTCGGCGATGTAGGCGCGCGCCTCCTCGCTCAGCTCCAGGCTGAGCCGCCGCCCGGCCAGGCGCTTGCGCAGATCCTCGGTCTGCAGATCGACGATGCGCTTGATTTCCTCCAGGGTCAGGGGCTTGAACAGCACCAGGTCATCGACACGGTTGAGAAACTCCGGGCGGAAATGAGCGCGCAACTCCTTCATCACCAGGGCGCGCGCGCCCTCCTTGATGCCGCCCTGGGCGTCGACGCCGTCGAGCAGATGGTGCGAGCCGATGTTGCTGGTCATGATGATCACCGTGTTCTTGAAATCCACGGTGCGCCCCTGGGCATCGGTGACCCGTCCGTCGTCGAGAATCTGCAGCAGCACGTTGAACACATCCTGGTGCGCTTTTTCAATCTCGTCGAAAAGAATGACGGAAT
This genomic window contains:
- the glmU gene encoding bifunctional UDP-N-acetylglucosamine diphosphorylase/glucosamine-1-phosphate N-acetyltransferase GlmU, which gives rise to MSARKRAAVILAAGKGTRMKSEQAKVLHPLAGLPLATYPARIARALGCDPAVLVVGHQAAEVEQALGGEGLHFALQQEQLGTGHALLCAEPALREFSGDLLLLCGDVPLIRRETLERLLAYHAAEGAAVTVLTAEMVDPKGYGRIVRDGAEVLRIVEEKDASQKEKLIREINTGLYVFAAPFVFEALRGVGRDNAQNEYYLTDVVAAARAAGKKVRALSVADPAEAMGINDRAQLAEAGRILRARLNQAHMLAGVSLVDPACTYIDAGVEIGADTLIHPNVHLRGATRVGPGCEIEPGAVISDCILGAGVHVKAGTVMSEARIGDACTLGPMAHLRPGTVLKGRNKLGNFVETKKATFDEKAQASHLTYIGDAEVGKNVNIGCGTITCNYDGVNKYQTIIEDDVFVGSDTQFVAPVRIGRGSLIGAGSTITKDVPPDALALSRAEQKIIDGWAARKRAKQKKS
- a CDS encoding patatin-like phospholipase family protein, which encodes MAPERSKTALILAGGGIMGASYEIGCLTAMERLFAPGFSVRRFDIYIGVSAGSVIATLVANRIAPAALFEAIAHNRRQVFNFQRSDIYRMDYGQVFLAWWRATRELFSIFRGYRRRRWRFFSADLVHILQEQFPAGLFSLEPLQGYLCRAFREERIRDAFDQIRPELYIPAVDLDRGERVVFGEEGQRDLHICQAITASCAIPAFFRPYRIGERHFVDGSVGQVAHVDIAIAHGARLIIVVNPLVPMLNDPSHACLPSLSYGRCSSIAELGMSYVWGQAQRIEDRFKLALSLELLRRNHPDVDILLIEPEPTESLFFLQNPMSFEARCQVMTHSYYLTLAHLKGQYKQMQAVLDRHGIACTSDALDLPPPGRQTG
- a CDS encoding thioredoxin family protein, producing the protein MRIDVLCKPEGDKRCERTLSRVRQALENLGMEAEVHLYRDQRKMIDCRVYVAPALLIDDIVRVAGRVPTVEEIERLLRERPRYLKRMQAVA
- a CDS encoding B12-binding domain-containing radical SAM protein, translated to MRIVFATLHVRPSAQAVPLAAGCLVAALPEETRRDARLVDLFPSQSLDEMAEAVLDAAPDLVALPVYVWNRDRLLALAALLRRRQPALRIIAGGPEAGAAPLALLAPGTIDLLIQGEAEDILPQVLTLSPDTAQPPPGVARFDGGQLQSGPAAPQPEVDKLNSPWLSGVLTPPADGGLLWETSRGCPFACDFCFDSRGSNRVRPLPWERLEAELALFVRARVAQIWVLDSTFNYPPERGKKLLRLLAEKAPHIHFHLEAKADFLDRETAHLLGALSCSVQIGLQSAHPKVLRTIHRNLDPDDFRKNIHLLAAEGVTYGLDLIYGLPGDSLAGFGASLEFALEQRPNQIDIFPLAVLPGTILHRERERLGLDSQPAPPYEILAAPGFPADDLQQACLLAAVTDIFYNRGRAVGFFVPLQRGAGLGALALLEEFLRWLRADKALGEAAIRDSEAWLPRAIRDLHMEFTAHLLTQRERGHLIPAARDLIRYHYYYAETLLGPETLPVESELLRGRDLWTTPWRLNPAAHLVRFRYEIIDLLQVEDMDLEQFTRLFRPVGSAALFARRGNEVYCESLEEDFAKLLDHSDGSRSPREIFAGSINRREGEEFVDFAVSEGILLPPEA
- a CDS encoding response regulator, with the protein product MSRRKRFGEILIEAGLLNEEQLRQALEKQKGTRQRLGRVLEELGVVTEKDIAVTLARQFEFKTVSGLARFSYSQEALDLVSGSQALEKLIFPLKKQERTLFLAMVNPLDMETIDGLTFRNGLKIVPCVTTPSEIQAAVDKFYLSKKEEASSDWWTILVVEDQELTRAAAAAALSKQGYKVVQAENGAEGLKEVHQRKPHLIVADTVMPRMDGYEMFRALQASPATARIPVIAMSSKSSAEEEAHVLDLGYFDFIAKPINPVRLTARVRRALKMVYGDQPPASR